One stretch of Chitinophaga pendula DNA includes these proteins:
- the rseP gene encoding RIP metalloprotease RseP produces MTTQEILVKAGQLVLSLSILVVLHEMGHFLPAKLFKTKVEKFYLFFDPWFSLFKFRKGDTEYGIGWLPLGGYVKIAGMVDESMDREQLNRPPEPWEFRSKPAWQRLIIMIGGVTVNLILGFLIYAMMLWYWGETYLPTKEVKYGVTVDSLAQSIGLRDGDKLLGVDHQAIEKFHTIPGEIILREAKTIEVDRDGQEVSIAIPPGFVRQLIKQKGGFAMPRFPFYAKGFPKDSPGEKAGIKKGDRLISINGAPTLYFSDFAKRLKNYKNQEITVGVIRGKDTLQIPAKVPGDGLLKIYFEDDMKQFFTLNTQQYTFFEAIPAGFKKCINTLVKYVQQLRLIFVSPEVKASESLGGFLSIGNLFPGEWDWMAFWEMTALLSIILAFMNILPIPALDGGHVLFLLYEMVTGRKPSEKFLEYAQIVGMVLLFGLLLYANGLDIWRNIISKWF; encoded by the coding sequence ATGACAACACAAGAAATATTGGTAAAGGCCGGACAGTTGGTGCTGTCCCTGTCGATACTGGTAGTATTACACGAGATGGGACACTTCCTCCCAGCCAAACTGTTTAAGACAAAGGTGGAGAAGTTCTATCTGTTTTTTGACCCCTGGTTTTCTCTATTTAAGTTCAGGAAAGGAGATACGGAATATGGTATCGGATGGTTGCCATTGGGCGGTTACGTAAAGATCGCTGGTATGGTGGATGAGAGTATGGACCGGGAGCAGTTGAACCGTCCGCCGGAGCCTTGGGAATTCCGTTCCAAACCGGCTTGGCAGCGACTGATCATCATGATCGGTGGTGTGACGGTGAACCTGATCCTTGGTTTCCTTATTTATGCCATGATGTTATGGTATTGGGGGGAGACATATCTGCCTACTAAGGAAGTAAAATATGGTGTAACTGTAGATTCCCTGGCGCAGAGCATCGGTTTGCGTGATGGCGACAAGTTGTTGGGAGTAGATCATCAGGCGATCGAGAAATTCCATACAATACCTGGTGAGATCATTCTCCGCGAGGCAAAGACCATTGAAGTAGACCGTGACGGGCAAGAGGTAAGTATTGCTATTCCTCCCGGTTTTGTGCGTCAGCTGATCAAGCAGAAGGGTGGATTTGCGATGCCTCGTTTCCCATTTTACGCGAAAGGATTTCCTAAAGACTCTCCAGGTGAGAAGGCTGGTATCAAAAAAGGAGATCGCCTGATATCTATCAACGGAGCGCCCACCTTATACTTTAGTGATTTTGCCAAGCGGCTGAAAAACTATAAGAACCAGGAGATCACCGTAGGAGTGATCCGTGGCAAAGACACTTTACAGATACCTGCCAAGGTGCCTGGAGATGGTTTGCTGAAGATCTATTTTGAGGATGATATGAAGCAGTTCTTCACGTTGAATACACAGCAGTATACATTCTTTGAAGCTATACCTGCTGGTTTCAAAAAATGTATCAATACCCTGGTGAAATATGTACAGCAACTGCGCCTGATCTTTGTATCTCCGGAGGTAAAGGCCAGCGAGTCGCTGGGAGGTTTCCTGAGCATAGGTAACCTGTTTCCTGGTGAGTGGGATTGGATGGCCTTCTGGGAGATGACAGCATTGCTGTCTATCATCCTGGCTTTTATGAACATCTTGCCGATACCGGCCCTGGATGGTGGCCATGTATTGTTCCTGCTATATGAAATGGTGACAGGTCGTAAACCCAGTGAGAAATTCCTGGAATATGCTCAAATCGTAGGGATGGTATTATTGTTCGGTCTGTTGTTGTATGCAAACGGACTGGATATCTGGCGGAACATTATCAGTAAATGGTTCTAA
- the rplU gene encoding 50S ribosomal protein L21: protein MFAVVKIAGQQFKVQKDQEIFVQQLQGNIGDKVEFSEVLLTDNAGTLTVGTDVKSVVKAEILGHVQGDKVIAFKMKRRKGFRKKIGHRTHFTKIKINEIA from the coding sequence ATGTTTGCAGTTGTAAAAATCGCAGGTCAGCAATTTAAAGTGCAAAAAGACCAGGAAATCTTTGTACAGCAGTTACAGGGAAATATAGGAGATAAAGTGGAGTTCTCTGAAGTGCTGTTAACAGATAATGCTGGCACGCTGACAGTAGGTACTGATGTAAAATCAGTGGTAAAAGCCGAGATCCTCGGTCACGTTCAAGGTGACAAAGTGATCGCCTTCAAAATGAAGAGACGTAAAGGCTTCAGAAAGAAGATAGGTCACCGTACCCACTTTACCAAGATCAAGATCAACGAGATCGCTTAA
- a CDS encoding SDR family NAD(P)-dependent oxidoreductase: MKDQIEPSTNNRLVALVTGANQGIGNQIAKALAANGYSVYIGSRNSDNGEKAAAQIGANAYAIQLDVTQQSTINAAVDRIEKEQGRLDLLVNNAAISHAGKPGRSLEEIIESSRASTAAVDEVRAVWETNVFSVIAVTQAMLPLLRKSSAARIVNISSGLGSLSWIADPSCWAREHFGIVYPASKTALNAITLAFALELEKENIKVNAVSPGFTATALNNFQGTDSLEVGAREPIRVALETNGPTATFTGPDGPFQW; this comes from the coding sequence ATGAAAGATCAGATCGAACCATCAACAAACAATCGGCTCGTTGCCCTTGTCACCGGAGCGAACCAGGGCATAGGCAATCAGATCGCAAAAGCACTTGCAGCGAACGGTTATAGTGTATATATCGGCTCACGTAACTCTGACAACGGAGAAAAGGCCGCCGCACAGATAGGTGCCAATGCATATGCCATCCAACTGGATGTTACCCAACAATCCACTATTAACGCCGCGGTAGACCGTATTGAAAAGGAACAGGGCCGACTGGATCTGCTGGTCAACAATGCTGCTATATCCCATGCAGGCAAACCTGGTCGCTCCTTGGAAGAAATAATAGAGAGCAGCCGCGCCAGCACCGCGGCTGTAGATGAAGTACGGGCGGTTTGGGAAACCAATGTATTCAGTGTTATCGCGGTTACACAGGCGATGTTGCCTTTACTGAGAAAGTCATCCGCAGCACGCATCGTCAATATATCCAGTGGACTGGGCTCACTCAGCTGGATAGCCGATCCCAGTTGTTGGGCAAGAGAACATTTCGGTATTGTTTACCCAGCATCTAAAACAGCCCTCAATGCTATTACATTGGCTTTTGCCCTGGAACTGGAAAAAGAAAATATAAAGGTCAACGCAGTCAGCCCGGGTTTTACCGCCACCGCACTGAACAACTTTCAAGGCACTGATAGTCTTGAAGTAGGCGCTCGTGAACCGATCCGGGTAGCGCTCGAAACTAATGGTCCTACCGCAACCTTTACCGGTCCGGATGGCCCCTTTCAATGGTAA
- the rpmA gene encoding 50S ribosomal protein L27 — MAHKKGEGSVKNGRDSQSKRLGVKIFGGQAALSGNVIVRQRGTVYHPGKNVGVGKDFTIFALTDGVVEFRKGRENRTFVSVKEFDTTAQAEA; from the coding sequence ATGGCACATAAAAAAGGTGAAGGTAGCGTAAAGAACGGCCGTGACTCCCAAAGCAAAAGGCTCGGGGTAAAAATATTCGGAGGTCAGGCAGCACTTTCCGGCAACGTAATCGTTCGCCAGAGAGGTACTGTTTACCACCCAGGTAAAAACGTAGGTGTCGGTAAAGATTTTACCATTTTCGCATTGACTGACGGTGTGGTTGAATTCAGAAAAGGTCGCGAAAACAGAACCTTCGTTTCAGTAAAAGAATTTGACACCACTGCACAGGCGGAAGCTTAA
- a CDS encoding GH3 auxin-responsive promoter family protein, translating to MKFKSLLAKPFASIVYNRIRKEMQRAVEDQDAILDDLIKTGRKTDFGKEHKFDAIHAYDEYKQAVPIRDYEAFASYINKIKEGRQNVLWTGAPIYLAKTSGTTSGVKYIPITKDSIDNHVDSARNTLLCYMAETGNTTFADGKLIFLSGSPELERIGNIPSGRLSGIMNHHVPRYLRTNQLPTYETNCIEDWEHKLDKIVEETIDQNMTLISGIPLWMQMYFDKLMERSGKKIKELFRNLDVMVYGGVNFEPYKARIQESIGASVHNIETYPASEGFFAFQDSQQHEGLLLNTNSGIFYEFVPAQEIHLERPTRLSLRDVQPGVNYALIISSNAGLWSYNIGDTVKFLSTDPYRIVVTGRTKHFISAFGEHVIGEEVEQSLLQVAATENVRITEFTVAPRVQPDKGLPYHEWFVEFENTPGNLEAFANKVDAQMRQRNVLYDGLLRGQVLQPLKIRTVRRQGFIDYMKSVGKLGGQNKVPRLSNDRKLADDLVRYLQ from the coding sequence ATGAAGTTTAAATCACTGCTGGCCAAACCATTTGCTTCTATTGTGTATAATCGCATCCGGAAGGAAATGCAGCGGGCGGTGGAAGACCAGGACGCTATCCTGGACGATTTGATCAAAACAGGCAGGAAGACCGATTTTGGTAAGGAGCATAAGTTTGACGCCATACATGCTTACGATGAATATAAACAGGCGGTGCCTATCCGTGATTATGAGGCTTTCGCTTCATATATTAATAAGATAAAGGAGGGTCGGCAGAACGTATTATGGACGGGTGCTCCTATTTACCTGGCGAAGACCTCGGGTACGACCAGTGGAGTGAAGTATATACCTATTACTAAGGACTCGATCGACAATCATGTGGATAGTGCAAGGAATACATTGCTTTGTTATATGGCGGAAACCGGCAATACCACTTTTGCGGATGGTAAGTTGATCTTTCTGTCTGGCAGTCCTGAGTTGGAGCGGATCGGGAATATACCCAGCGGGCGGCTTAGTGGCATTATGAATCACCATGTGCCCCGTTATCTGCGTACTAACCAGTTGCCTACTTATGAGACCAATTGTATTGAGGATTGGGAGCATAAGTTGGATAAGATCGTGGAGGAGACGATTGATCAGAATATGACTTTGATCAGTGGTATTCCGCTCTGGATGCAGATGTATTTTGATAAATTGATGGAGCGTAGTGGTAAGAAGATCAAGGAGCTGTTCCGCAACCTGGATGTGATGGTATACGGTGGTGTAAACTTTGAGCCTTATAAGGCCAGGATACAGGAATCTATCGGAGCATCGGTGCACAATATTGAGACGTATCCTGCTTCCGAAGGTTTTTTTGCTTTTCAGGACTCGCAGCAGCACGAGGGTTTATTGCTGAATACGAATAGCGGTATCTTTTATGAATTTGTGCCGGCACAGGAGATACACCTGGAGCGGCCTACCCGTCTTTCTTTGCGGGATGTGCAGCCAGGTGTCAATTACGCACTGATCATCAGCAGCAATGCAGGTCTCTGGTCCTATAATATAGGTGATACGGTTAAGTTCCTGTCTACCGATCCATACAGGATCGTGGTAACCGGGAGGACCAAACATTTTATATCTGCTTTTGGAGAACATGTAATAGGAGAAGAGGTAGAGCAAAGTCTTTTGCAAGTGGCTGCTACGGAGAATGTACGGATCACGGAATTTACGGTAGCGCCGCGTGTGCAGCCTGATAAGGGGTTGCCTTATCACGAATGGTTTGTGGAATTCGAGAATACCCCTGGTAACCTGGAAGCATTTGCCAACAAGGTAGACGCCCAGATGCGGCAGCGTAATGTGTTGTATGACGGGCTGCTGCGGGGGCAGGTATTACAGCCGCTGAAAATAAGGACAGTGCGCCGGCAGGGATTTATTGACTATATGAAATCCGTCGGTAAGCTGGGAGGACAGAACAAAGTGCCCCGGTTGAGTAATGACCGTAAATTGGCGGACGACCTGGTGCGGTATCTGCAATGA
- a CDS encoding helix-turn-helix domain-containing protein, producing the protein MKSETPKVSKLDSISEVHRMLGLPGPVHPLISLILKDHIDMGRLPSSYVSGFYKISFITKLSGKFRYGQGFYDFDEGSLLFTAPNQIIGNVDSYTNNAGYSLLIHPDFLQGYPLARKIKNYGFFSYATNEALHLSEQEKITMLSIYNIIHEELKNRIDDFSHEVIIAQIELLLSYAKRFYKRQFLTRQAVTSDLLQKLEELLNKYFEEGKPVSHGIPTVQYLADQLNYSPNYLSDMLRSLSGLNAQQHIHQQLIERSKELLSTTELTISEVAYELGFEHPQSFSRLFKMKTRISPVQFRSAFN; encoded by the coding sequence ATGAAAAGTGAAACACCCAAAGTCAGTAAACTGGATTCCATATCGGAAGTACATCGTATGCTGGGCCTTCCCGGTCCAGTTCACCCACTGATAAGTTTGATCTTAAAAGATCACATAGACATGGGCCGGCTTCCATCCAGTTATGTATCGGGATTCTATAAGATATCTTTCATTACCAAACTGAGCGGAAAGTTCAGGTATGGACAGGGATTTTATGATTTTGACGAAGGAAGCCTTCTTTTCACTGCTCCCAATCAGATCATAGGCAACGTGGATAGTTATACAAACAATGCAGGATATTCATTACTCATCCATCCGGATTTCCTGCAAGGTTATCCGTTGGCCAGGAAGATCAAAAACTATGGATTCTTCTCCTATGCCACCAATGAGGCCCTGCACCTGTCCGAACAAGAAAAGATAACAATGCTATCTATATACAACATTATACACGAAGAATTGAAGAACCGGATAGATGACTTCAGCCACGAGGTGATCATTGCCCAGATCGAATTATTGCTGAGTTACGCCAAACGTTTCTACAAACGTCAATTCCTGACCCGGCAAGCAGTAACCAGCGATTTACTGCAAAAATTGGAAGAGCTACTGAATAAATATTTTGAAGAAGGAAAACCCGTCAGCCATGGCATACCAACGGTACAATATCTGGCGGATCAATTGAACTATAGCCCTAATTATCTAAGCGATATGCTACGCTCCCTCTCCGGGCTAAATGCACAACAGCACATTCATCAGCAACTGATCGAAAGGTCAAAAGAGTTACTCTCTACCACTGAATTGACAATTAGCGAAGTAGCTTACGAATTAGGCTTCGAGCATCCACAATCATTCAGCAGGCTTTTTAAAATGAAGACACGCATATCACCGGTGCAATTCAGATCCGCTTTTAATTAA
- a CDS encoding DsbA family protein: MMKLIYISDALCGWCYGFTPVIQQMQQQYAGQLSFEILSGGMNTGDNRRPAASMHGYIIKAYHRVEDMTGAKFGQPFLEQLLPREDYLLDSTPPALALTVFKSFLPEKAIDFAHEIQIAFNYEGQSLNDNDTYIKLIKQYDIDPAAFIQRLQNPQYLQETNLEFQQVAQWGITGFPAVILQKDDRFFLAARGYVPAEQLQTAIEQVKTKE, translated from the coding sequence ATGATGAAACTAATTTATATATCTGATGCATTGTGCGGTTGGTGCTATGGCTTCACACCAGTCATCCAACAGATGCAACAACAATATGCCGGACAACTGTCGTTCGAAATACTTTCCGGTGGCATGAACACAGGAGATAACCGTCGCCCTGCAGCAAGCATGCATGGTTATATCATCAAAGCCTATCATAGGGTGGAAGACATGACCGGCGCAAAGTTTGGCCAACCATTCCTGGAGCAATTGCTACCCAGGGAAGACTATCTGCTGGACTCCACACCTCCCGCGTTGGCACTGACTGTGTTCAAATCCTTCCTGCCAGAAAAAGCGATCGATTTTGCACATGAAATACAGATTGCATTCAATTATGAAGGACAATCACTCAACGATAACGATACTTACATCAAACTGATAAAACAGTATGACATAGATCCGGCCGCTTTTATACAACGCTTGCAAAACCCACAATATCTGCAGGAAACCAATCTGGAATTTCAACAGGTAGCTCAATGGGGAATCACTGGCTTCCCTGCCGTCATATTGCAGAAAGATGATCGCTTCTTCCTCGCCGCACGTGGATATGTGCCTGCCGAACAACTACAGACAGCTATTGAACAGGTAAAAACAAAAGAATAA
- a CDS encoding RNA polymerase sigma factor yields the protein MSNETDAQLLSAVKAGNIKAYRRLFMKYYKPLCLKAYLVLDDMQQAETAVENIFVQLWEQKAYKDIPNAVGGYLCKLVHDNCIAGSIDYPHVSVREEHPELPTYPQAKTNLVTPDEYIQRLVTALHDLPAEQQEVVKLIFGKQKEHAEAAQLMGISVHTISQHLSLAMQELRREIFLNTY from the coding sequence ATGAGTAATGAAACAGATGCTCAATTATTATCAGCAGTGAAGGCTGGCAATATAAAGGCATACAGAAGGCTATTCATGAAATATTACAAACCATTATGCCTGAAAGCCTACCTGGTGCTCGATGATATGCAGCAAGCAGAAACAGCTGTAGAAAACATTTTCGTCCAGCTCTGGGAGCAAAAAGCCTATAAGGATATTCCCAATGCAGTAGGTGGCTACCTGTGTAAATTGGTACATGATAATTGTATCGCAGGATCTATCGACTATCCTCATGTATCTGTCAGGGAAGAACATCCGGAACTCCCCACCTACCCCCAGGCAAAAACTAACCTGGTAACTCCAGACGAATACATACAACGCCTCGTAACTGCTTTACACGACCTGCCCGCCGAACAACAGGAAGTAGTAAAGCTGATATTCGGTAAACAAAAGGAACATGCCGAGGCAGCACAGCTGATGGGCATCAGTGTACATACCATATCCCAGCACCTGTCTCTCGCAATGCAAGAACTACGAAGAGAAATCTTCCTGAATACTTATTGA
- a CDS encoding 1-deoxy-D-xylulose-5-phosphate reductoisomerase, translated as MSKKRIAIFGSTGSIGIQALEVIAAHPDKFEVEVLTAGQNATLLIEQALQFKPNAVVIGDESQYEAVKEVLFNKGIKVFAGAKAMVEVAAWNMIDMMLAAVMGFAGLAPTLSALEQGTPVALANKETLVVAGDIVMATARKKNVPIIPVDSEHSAIFQCLLGEPFNKVEKVILTASGGPFLGKKPNFLINVKKDHALQHPNWSMGAKITIDSATLMNKGLEMIEARWLFGLVPEQIEVVIHPQSIIHSMVQFVDGSLKAQMGLPDMKLPIQYALGYPNRLQNDFPRFSFRNHPSLTFEQPDTKTFRNLAIATEVLQMGGNAACVMNAANEEVVHAFLKNRIGFLQMTEVIEETIAKIPFVEKPTLQHYYECDQAAREYAGTLINAIVI; from the coding sequence ATGAGTAAAAAAAGGATAGCAATATTTGGTTCTACCGGTTCGATTGGCATCCAGGCGCTGGAAGTGATAGCTGCCCATCCCGACAAGTTTGAAGTGGAAGTATTGACAGCCGGACAGAATGCTACGTTGCTAATTGAACAGGCTTTACAATTCAAACCTAATGCTGTTGTAATCGGAGATGAATCGCAGTATGAGGCGGTGAAGGAAGTATTGTTCAACAAAGGTATTAAGGTATTTGCCGGCGCGAAAGCGATGGTGGAAGTTGCGGCCTGGAATATGATAGACATGATGTTGGCCGCTGTGATGGGGTTTGCCGGATTGGCGCCGACGCTTTCCGCTCTCGAACAGGGTACCCCTGTCGCACTGGCTAATAAGGAGACACTGGTGGTAGCCGGTGATATTGTTATGGCGACAGCCAGGAAAAAGAATGTGCCCATTATTCCTGTGGATTCTGAGCATTCTGCTATTTTCCAATGTCTGCTGGGGGAGCCTTTCAACAAGGTAGAAAAGGTGATATTGACGGCTTCGGGTGGTCCTTTTCTGGGGAAAAAGCCTAATTTCCTGATCAATGTAAAGAAGGACCATGCGTTGCAGCATCCTAATTGGAGTATGGGTGCGAAGATCACTATTGACTCTGCTACGCTGATGAATAAAGGATTGGAAATGATCGAGGCCCGCTGGTTGTTTGGACTGGTGCCGGAGCAGATAGAAGTGGTGATCCACCCTCAGTCCATCATACATTCCATGGTGCAGTTTGTGGACGGTTCGCTAAAGGCCCAGATGGGATTGCCTGACATGAAGCTGCCTATACAGTACGCTTTGGGATATCCTAACCGTTTACAGAACGATTTCCCCCGTTTTTCCTTCCGAAATCACCCTTCCCTTACTTTTGAGCAACCCGATACCAAAACTTTCCGTAACCTTGCGATAGCCACAGAGGTATTGCAGATGGGAGGTAATGCGGCATGTGTGATGAATGCTGCGAATGAGGAGGTGGTGCATGCCTTCCTGAAGAACCGGATAGGGTTCCTGCAAATGACGGAAGTGATCGAGGAGACGATTGCCAAGATACCGTTTGTAGAAAAGCCTACCTTGCAGCACTATTACGAATGTGATCAGGCGGCCCGTGAATATGCGGGTACGCTTATCAACGCGATCGTCATCTGA
- a CDS encoding GNAT family N-acetyltransferase, which produces MLHVKAAAITDISTIQALADKIWPPTYAAILTPEQITYMMDMMYSTSSLQDQLTVKGHHYLILADDQQPIGYASYSTTSETQVFKLHKIYLDPSQQGKGIGKFLLNAVADQVRAADGTVLELDVNRHNKALQFYQSQGFNITGEKDTDIGRGYLMNDYILRKTLV; this is translated from the coding sequence ATGCTACATGTAAAAGCAGCCGCCATCACAGATATATCCACTATACAAGCGCTGGCTGACAAAATATGGCCGCCCACCTACGCCGCCATCCTCACACCCGAACAAATCACCTACATGATGGATATGATGTACAGCACATCATCACTGCAGGACCAACTGACTGTTAAAGGACATCATTATCTGATACTGGCCGATGATCAACAACCCATCGGCTATGCTTCCTACAGCACGACATCAGAAACACAAGTATTCAAACTGCACAAGATCTACCTGGATCCCTCACAACAAGGCAAAGGCATCGGCAAATTCTTACTCAATGCAGTAGCCGATCAGGTAAGAGCCGCCGACGGCACGGTCCTGGAATTGGACGTTAATCGCCATAATAAAGCATTACAATTCTACCAAAGCCAGGGATTCAATATAACCGGAGAAAAAGACACAGATATAGGCCGGGGATACCTTATGAATGACTACATTTTGAGAAAGACATTAGTATAA
- a CDS encoding DNA polymerase/3'-5' exonuclease PolX: MLDNYTIADNFSLLAKLMEIHSENSFKAKSFSSAAFTIEKLPVQLKDTARDDIFRIKGIGESTGKGILEMLDTGHFSLLENYLLKTPAGILEIMKIKGLGPKKIATIWKELEVESMGELLYACNENRLALLKGFGEKTQENVKQSINFYLSNRERFLYAEILPLAAQLEQSLQQLLQPAQVTLTGQIRRQDIIIDDIALVAAATPSTLQEKVASLTGLTLSTSNDESLTWQHEKGFKVKIYHATNNTFAQVLFNTSASGEFLQAVNELLPTADAVYTDEQAIFSAAGIDYIAPCLREDPNIITQAASHQLPQLITTADIKGIIHSHSQWSDGLYTLEEMALAAKEQGFEYLVISDHSRSAFYANGLSIERIIAQHAQIDSLNQQLAPFRIFKSIEADILNDGNLDYPDDVLASFDLVIASVHANLKMPQDKATSRLLKAIEHPHTTILGHMTGRLLLSRNGYPVDHKAIIDACVANQVVIELNAHPRRLDIDWSWIPYALEKGALISIDPDAHSISGYQDIHYGVLAAQKGGLTKERNLSSYSRDMLTDYLLKRKQSKGY; this comes from the coding sequence ATGTTAGATAATTACACCATAGCAGATAACTTCTCCCTGCTTGCAAAACTCATGGAGATACACAGCGAAAATAGCTTTAAAGCCAAATCCTTTTCCAGCGCAGCCTTTACCATAGAAAAACTGCCCGTACAATTGAAAGATACCGCCAGAGACGATATCTTCCGCATCAAAGGAATCGGCGAGTCCACTGGCAAAGGCATCCTCGAAATGTTAGATACCGGCCATTTCTCACTGCTGGAAAATTATCTGCTGAAAACACCGGCAGGCATCCTAGAGATCATGAAGATCAAAGGCCTCGGCCCCAAAAAGATCGCCACCATCTGGAAAGAACTCGAAGTCGAAAGCATGGGCGAACTATTATATGCCTGCAACGAAAACCGCCTCGCACTCCTAAAAGGTTTCGGAGAGAAAACACAGGAAAATGTTAAACAAAGCATCAACTTCTATCTCTCCAACAGAGAACGTTTCCTCTATGCAGAAATCCTCCCACTGGCAGCACAACTCGAACAATCCCTTCAGCAGTTGCTGCAACCAGCACAGGTAACACTCACCGGCCAGATACGCCGCCAGGATATTATCATCGACGATATCGCACTGGTAGCCGCTGCAACACCCTCCACTCTGCAGGAAAAAGTAGCCTCACTCACCGGCCTTACCTTATCAACATCAAACGATGAATCACTAACATGGCAACATGAAAAAGGATTCAAAGTCAAAATATATCACGCTACCAACAATACCTTCGCACAGGTATTATTTAATACCTCCGCTTCCGGTGAATTCCTCCAGGCAGTCAATGAACTACTGCCCACTGCAGACGCCGTTTATACCGACGAACAGGCTATCTTCAGCGCTGCCGGGATCGACTATATAGCTCCTTGCCTCCGGGAAGATCCCAACATCATCACACAAGCAGCCTCTCATCAATTACCTCAACTGATCACCACTGCTGATATAAAGGGTATTATCCACTCCCACAGCCAATGGAGCGATGGACTGTATACCTTGGAAGAAATGGCCCTGGCTGCCAAAGAACAGGGATTCGAATACCTGGTCATCAGCGATCACTCCCGCTCCGCATTTTACGCAAATGGCCTGAGCATCGAACGGATTATAGCTCAACATGCACAGATAGACAGCCTGAATCAACAATTGGCACCATTCCGCATATTCAAAAGCATAGAAGCTGACATACTAAACGATGGCAACCTGGACTATCCAGACGACGTCCTGGCATCGTTCGATCTCGTAATCGCATCCGTACACGCTAACTTGAAAATGCCACAGGATAAAGCCACTTCCAGACTCCTGAAGGCTATCGAGCATCCACATACTACCATACTCGGACATATGACCGGAAGGCTCTTGCTAAGTCGTAACGGCTACCCAGTAGATCATAAAGCGATCATTGACGCCTGCGTCGCCAACCAGGTCGTAATAGAATTAAATGCCCATCCAAGGAGATTGGATATAGACTGGAGCTGGATACCATACGCCCTGGAAAAGGGTGCCCTCATTTCCATAGATCCAGATGCCCATAGCATCAGCGGATACCAGGATATCCACTATGGCGTACTCGCAGCCCAAAAAGGAGGCCTCACCAAAGAACGCAACCTTAGTAGCTATAGTAGGGATATGCTGACAGACTACCTGCTCAAAAGAAAACAGTCTAAAGGTTATTAA